AGTGAACCCCAGATCATGGTACTTTTACCCATGAGCACCCTGTGGTTGGTGGTGGCTAACCCAAATGAGTGATGTGAAGTCAACCATGGAAATGACTCATATCTTATGCAGAAATGCTAATTTATGCACAGGGGTAACAGACCTCAGCGTTCCAGTTTTCTTCACAGTGCTGGGAAGGAGCTGCTGATTAGAGAACATGGAGAATTTGAGGAGACAGCGTCTGTAAGTAGGCCTTCATGCCACAGTGCATTTGAGGGCAAACCCTAGGAAGGAGATTTGTTGCTACGGCATCAGCTAATGGGGAACCAattaaacaaacaaatgaaTAAATTAAACAGATGGAGGTTGACAAGAGCAATTTGGATGATTCTTTTTGATTGAGGAACGGTAGTTCACCGACGTCATTCGAGGCTTTATTTCCTAATGATGATGCATGAAACGTTCCAAACACTATGGCGTACTCATCCTTTCATTTTACACTGATTAAGACAGCAGGAGGATATCAAAAGAGGGAATTCTCAGATACTGGATATCTGGCCATCCAGCATATACATTCACATACGTTCAATGGCCAACACTGGAAGCCAAGGGAGCCACACGACACATCTTATACTTCCTTCTTGTGTTTTCCTTTGGGGAAACTGAGAATGTGTCAGTGCTATAACTTCCATAGAGAACCAGAGAGGCTGACAGGTCTCCAGCAACCTCTCAGTATCTGTAGGCGCGCGTCAGTTCTGCCGGGAGGTGGGAAGCCAGGAAGACATGACTGAGGTGTTGCTGACTTTCAGGCAGTCTCACTATTCCAACCTGGGCCGAGATATCTGGAGCGTCGGCGGCGTAATCACAGCGTGTCAGATTGCTGATTGGATTCACTGTCAGAGTGCTAATGTGGCGAGAAAATGTGCGAGTTTCTGGAGGAAAAAGTGTACGTGACGTGAcatttgcgtgtgtgagtgcatgcttGTCTGAATACATTTCCAACCCAACTGTGGTGTCTGTACAGTGTGCTCTGTGAGTCACATGGCTGGTTGAGAGGAGATCGGTTCAGACACGCAGCCGACTTTCAGCCAAAGGCCTTATGTAACTCAGACACCTGCTTGTAGGACAGGGCTGGAAGCACAGAGATCTGCATAAAGAATGTAATTAAATATTTCTGTCACACTGACATTCATAGGTCTGAGATGAATGGATTGGAATGAGCTGGCGATGATGGATGGTGCTAGATCCACCGTCTTAAAGGAATGGAAGTATTAGATGACACAATGAAGCTGTTAGCGTATTACCTAATCCTATATACATATCCAACATCTACAGTGACTTACAGGACAGAAGCTTGGGGCCGATGAGGGTTTCTAACTAGCGTCACACTACCCCCCACTGTCCCTGGCCTCGGGATAACCAAAGCAATGAAAGAGCCCAGTGCCAGTATTGATGTGGCTATTTCCATAGCAGCATCTCATCCAAGCTCTCCGTAGTTgggtcagccccccccccctgctgtgcccccccccccccccccccccccccccccccccgtgctttCAGCCTCACTACCCTGAAACAGAGCTTGATACTGGGGTAAGACTGGAGTCATGCCGGGGTATTACGGAAGTATAATGCCAGGTTCCTATGCCAAACCCATTCTCCACTGGCCAATCAGTTGTTCCAAAATACATTCTGATGTCAATATTctaacaccacacactccaGGAAGCAATCCAGTTGTGTGGAGGGGTCAGGATGGGGTCACaaaaaggtcaggggtcagcagtCAACAAACGCACACCTAGATCCcacctggacaggaagtgagtcgTGTCTGTGTAATATTTCCTTTTTAagttttattattttataaCCAAATGTTGACAAAATATAAAAAAGTATGCAATGATGACAGcaataaaataacaatacacTTCAAACAAGCTgcagaacaaaaaaaagaacattCACAATTTTTTCCTTTACATAATATCTATCTTTTGCATTAAATACAAACAGCTAATTTGGACTAGTTTTCTATGCTTCAACCCTATAGTGAACTCCCATCACATCAACTAAATAGCAACATTAGCCTTAAGATGATGCATACAATGCCCTTGCAACATCCAAATTGCAGCAGCTACACTcatattaataaaaaaataaaagtagtTTCAGTGGAGTGCTATGTGTGATGTATGCATGTTGAACTGTCTGCTAGGGCTGTTTCAATACTACTGACACATCCTTCCTTTTGAGAAACCGCTGATCTGTCGTGGCACAATGACGATCTCTATAAAGAGGCCAATGTCACTTCACACATCCATGAGGTAAGGCTATACTTCAGGTTATTCAGGTCTATGTGTGGCAAAATGCTGGATCACTTGACTCAAATCTTCCAATAAGCTCTAAAATGTGGAAttgtaagggggggggagagcagctTTAAGACCTGCAATTACAGAACAAACGACCTTCGTTTCAAAACTCCGTCTTGGCTGTTGGCTTAGCAGCTCCTCTACTGCAGCTCTTCTAGATGAGTTTAATGCTGGGAGGATAGGGGCACAGCATCAGACCTGGAGGGGACCCAGCCTTACACATCAGACCTGGATGGATCCAGCCTTACACCTCAGACCTGGAGGGATCCAGCCTTACACCTCAGACCTGGAGGGACCCAGCCTTACACCTCAGACCTGGAGGGATCCAGCCTTACACCTCAGACCTGGAGGGACCCAGCCTTACACCTCAGACCTGGAGGGACCCAGCCTTACACCTCAGACCTGGAGGGACCCAGCCTTACACCTCAGACCTGGAGGGACCCAGCCTTACACTTCAGACCTGGAGGGACCCAGCCTTACACATCAGACCTGGATGAATCCAGCCTTACACATCAGACCTGGATGAATCCAGCCTTACACTTCAGACCTGGATGAATCCAGCCTTACACCTCAGACCTGGATGGACCCAGCCTTACACCTCAGACCTGGATGGACCCAGCCTTACACCTCAGACCTGGATGAATCCAGCCTTACACCTCAGACCTGGATGGACCCAGCCTTACACCTCAGACCTGGAGGGATCCGATCGCACCCACTCTGCTGACCCTTACTCTGAAGGGAGATGACAAAAGTGGACTACCTAAGGTCCTGCAGGAGTACAAAGTACAGTGGACCCATCTAGCAGTGTGAGCCTCAGACAACTGTGTTTCCTATAGCGTgagagctggtggaggatgcCATAGGAAGGggaccagagaggagagcagggtgggTGGAGTTCTGCCAGAGTGCTGCTCGCTGTGTTCTCAGGGGGAATGTGCAGAGTGGTTTcactgctgggctgggctggcattggtgatggaaaaaaaacatttaacttCAAAAACTCGACAGGCACATTCTTACATCTTAAAGTCTTTGCAGAAATTAGAGTCACCAACGTCACTTGAATAGTTTGACgactgggaagggggggggggggggaatgtatgtgtgtgacgtgtgcgtGGATGTATGAGGCTGTTtgtgttgtcagtgtgtgtttgaatcatGGGGCATGATGGGGGGGCAGAATggcgggggcaggaggggggggtttaGACACTGGGGGaaggctgggcctgggggtTGGCAGCAGGTGTGGCTTGTCGGGGCAGGGTGTACATGGCTCCCAGGAACTGGTCTGCGATGCGGCCTGCCTCTCGGAGCCCGCTGAGCAGAGCCCCGTGAACCGTCGCCGGGTAGTTCCTGATGGTGTGTTCTCCGGCAAAGAACAGACGAGGAACAGGCTAAGGACgggaaaaagggagaaaacgaCAAAAATCATCATCCCACTCATAAATATGAGCGTTACCATCAATCAGACATGTCAACATCAAAACAAGTAAAACATCTGGACTGGGATCGGCTGGTCTGGTCTTTTTCTAACTCTGGTATGGTCAGATATTGTGGCTTGGCCTGGATTGGTTCACACATGCTCTGGTGGTTTGGTTGGACGAGCCAACAGAAAATGTACTTCTACAGCAACTCTGCATGGCGTGGGCCAATATGGGGCCTTCTGATTGGTCCAAAATGTTGGGGCGTTGGGTTTACTTGAGGCTAGGGTCTGTATGAAGCAGCGCTGGTTAGAAGCCTGGACCCACTACTGACTAGGAAGCAGCCAATGTCTCTGTGTCACAACTACTATGAAGAAGTGGAGGTTATAGTGAACTACCAGTAAACTACTATTAAACAGCCAGTAAACTACTGTTCAACCACAGGTCAACTAGCAATAAACTATTATTAACCACATTGTTATCATACAGAGGCATGATGGGGCAGTGTGTGGGAGGACAGTGACCAGGAGGACAGTGACCAAGAGGACAGTGACCAGGAGGACAGTGACCAGGAGGACAGTGACCAAGAGGACAGTGACCAGGAGGACAGTGACCAGGAGGACAGTGACCAAGAGGACAGTGACCAGGAGGACAGTGACCAGGAGGACAGTGACCAGGAGGACAGTGACCAGGAGGACAGTGACCAGGAGGACAGTGACCAGGAGGACAGTGACCAGGAGGACAGTGACCAGGAGGACAGGTGGGGTGAGCGCTCACCTGAGAGGCCCCCGGGATGGTGGGGCCGGGGGTGATGGGCTGGGCCATGAGGTCATAGTCGTTACCGGAAGACCCAGCAGCCACGTACGAGTAAGAGCCCCTCGCAAACGGGTCGGCACGCCAACGAGTCACCACCGTCTCCTTaggctgccatggcaacaagcacacacatacacgttgttGAGTTTCCATGTGGATGTGACTGCCCAGAAAACATAAGCTGTTATAGATTTCCAGAGCAGACCGAGATGCATGCGATTTCATTCTGTaggaaatgcagctgaatgATTGATGTGACTGGTGGTTTGGGATGGGACTCCAGAATGTGGGTAGTGGGCACACGCATGCAAGGGGGCAGAGAAAAGCACCCACGCTTGTCACATGCTTGCACACAAGACTACATGATGCCcacgtgcgtgcacacacacacacacacacagtcacagcatACCTGAGGTACCGCGCTGCTTCCGAAGATGCCTTTCAGGATGGCGAGGCAACGCCCCACGATGACATCATCACTGATGTTCTCCATGATGCCTGCTGCCTCCCCCGCCATCAGAGCCAGCAGGATGGGTGCTGGGAAGGGACAAAAAGCACACAAGTAAAATATGTGGTCAGTTTGTGCCTAACCTTTAACCTGACACGTGAACCAGTGCAGGAATGATCCTCACCTTTGTAGAGGTTCCAGAAGAGGAAGAGCTCCCCCCGGCTGGCCGTGGTGCTGCCCACGTGGCCAAACAAGTTCACACTGGGGTCCCAGAAGACCCGGTCGAAACACAGCACCACCTACAGGCAGGAGGAACATACAGCAGCCGGATCGTAAGACAAGTGAACATCAGGCTCTGGCGCCTTGCAGGGGTCCTACCTGCCTTACATCAAATGTAAGGACTCTTCAATGACTTTCTAATCCTGTTTTAATATCACTTTAGCTATGGAGAGCACACAAAAAGCACTGCCATTTAGGTGAGCTGGAAGGAGAGGTCAGGTTGTGTTATAACCTCTGTGTGATTATGGTCCTGAAGCAGAGGGCCCTCTGCTGGTTAGAACATGGAACACACAGGTCACATTGCATAATAATGCAGCATTCTGTCAGCTGCAGCAGCACTAGGAGATAAAAACACACTGCAGTGAATGATACTCagccaggaagagagggggtgggggtcagagagagagaggttgtggggggagagagagagggagaacaaaaAATAGAGGTAGGATGAGGTAGAGATGGCTCTAATCTGATTACTAACACATTGCCAAATCACTAAACAACATGCTCTCAAACTCCctctccattcatccctcccctctttccctccctccagatgaTGTAAAACAGAGAGTGGAGCTACCATCCTCGGGGCTATTTCAGGAAGAGGTAACCTTGTTCTGTGGACCGAACACTGGTTTATGGTTCCTGCCGCGTTTGCGTGTGCATCTAATGatgggagtctgtgtgtgtgtgtgtgtgtgtgtgggtgtgtgtgtgtgtgtggtgccatgAGCTCATTTGGAAAGTGCATCCACTTCTAGAGTGGACTGATGTGAAGGTTGGGCTCCCAGCTCAAGGACAATGCCGCAGCAAGGACATCTACGATGAGCAGACCCAGGGCGTCCTCGACACAGCAGCCAATCAAATCCTTatctctccagagagagagagagagagagagagagaaagagagagagacactcacagacagagaaagaaaacgagtgggagacaaagagagaatgtgacagagagagattgagggggtGGAAGTGAGAGTGAACGAGAGAACGAGAAAATGTAAGGGAGAGTGGGGgcggtgttagagagagagagagagagagagagggagagccagagcaggagagaatgagagctatagagagagcgggagagagagcgtcCGGTGTACCTTGTTGAGGTTGCCGAAGCCCATCCTCTGGATGGCGGCGGTCTTCCactcggggagggggggcacgAACTGCACGGCGGGGGGCTGCTGCTTCATCACCCCCAGGGGGAGGGTGCACAGCACGGCGTCACACTTGTAGATGAACGTCTGGGTGGTGGAGCGCGTGTTCACGGCGATCACCTCacatcctgggagaggacggaCACAGGAGAGGGGTAGGGGACGGAGAAAGGGGCGGAAAGAGAGATATGCGAAACTGAAGAATTACATTCCGAGATTTGGGGGATTTTTTAGGAATGTTTTAGAATTTTTTTTCTAGAATCCATGTATTACATGTTTCGATATTTGTATATCATATAAAAGATATACTTCATTTTCGTATCTGAAATATTCGTATTTTCTATGTTCTGCCCAATATATCCGTGGCAGGCCCCAGGGCCCAGCAAGCCCCAGCTGCAGGGAGGAGTGTGTTCCTACCGGAGGCCGTGTAGCGGACCTGGCGCACCGCCGTGTTGAGCTTGATGTCCAGGCCCTCGGCCAGGGCCACGGGCACGCACGAGTAGCCGTTCCTCACCGTCAGGTGGCTGCCCGTGAACTCAAAGTCATCGTCCTGGAGAGGGAGCGGTCAGAGACAAAACCTCAGTGCACGGATCCGCACAAGACGCGGTGTGAGGGGTTTCGCTGTTGGATCGACACGTGTATTTAATGTACTGTGCCGTCATGCCTGGGTGGGTGGTGcccaggggaggagacaggggatgTAAGCCAGAGATCTGGAGGCTGCTTCCTGGAGGCTGCTAGTGTACAGTGACCTAGATAAGCTACTAAGTTGCTGTCCTCTGTTTGCTCAGGCTGTGAGTCTTCATGTTGACATAGCATTACAAAGGTGGTGGTTCGAATGTTGACTGAATAAAGGATAGCTTGACGGGGAACCTTTACACACTTGGTGTGCTCATTACATCTAGCACCTTGGCAATACATTGTCAGGTACATattacacacagcacagaaccTATGAGACCGTTTTAAAGATGTTTGTATGAGGGTCACGGTGTGGGTGGGGGCCTACCTGGTCCCAGTGTATGAGGGTCACGGTGTGGGTGGGGGCCTACCTGGTCCCAGTGTTTGAGTGACAGAGTGGACAGAGGCGTGGCGTTGGCAAACTCCAGGTTGGCAAAGTGCCAGTCGAGGATCTGCCTGTCCCTGGACGACAGGTACACATCACTGCGGAGGGAAcgcggagggagagaaacaaagtCAAAACAAGTGTGGTGggtatcggggggggggggggttgctgatGCTGGTGTTACCTGGGCGGGTTGGCCTCCAGTTCCTGCAGCTTCTCCTCCAGTTTCACCTGCATCTCCACCAGCTCGTCGTACTCCTGCAgaggggagaacagagaggtCCTGGGGTCAGCTGGACGACCCAGCGGAGCGGGGCCGGGAGGAGGGCTGACTCGCCTGGCCCACTGTGGCTCCACCTAGCCCTGCAGACAGCTGAGACAGCTACTCAagtcctcacacgcacacacacactaaccctgacgGGAAACCCACAGCCCTAAGCTACGGCTTCCctgatctgacacacacacacacacacacacacagactagacacacacacagctcccagaCAGGGCCTGAGTCTCTTCACATGGTCACCGACCACAAGGCAGCACCATGTCAGACACCAGCTGTGCTTAAGCTGCTTGCCGGCCTTCACTACAGACAGTATAGTgatgcatcagtgtgtgtgtctcagttaatagcatgcatgtgcacacaacTATCCTTCGAAGCCAGCTCCCACTCTACTGGTTGACTCTTACAGAGTAAGTAAATATTGCAtccatttctgtattttctgcagtAGAATTCACCAGCTGCTCTTTGTTAGTGCTGATTCTCTGGAGGACTTTGTCATAGAAAAACACCTCAATAATCACCCGAACTGGGTTCAGTTCTGGTGtgattcaaaacacacacattcagtaatAACCATAACACTTCAAATTGAATCACACGCTAGTTTGGGCTCTTATTGCCCTGGCTAACACGTCAACCACGAATTCAACCATGGTGGAGTCCACTGTCTCTCCCTGGGTCTCAGGGCCTGGGGAAGCAGGGGGTGGGGTCGGGGGGGTTGGTGGTTAGAGAATCCCACATCCAGGAGAACCAAGTTTTGTTTTGGAAAAACTAAGCAAGAAAATGTCAGTACATCCGTGTAATGTGTGGTTGTAACTGCTCGCAGCATGAAGACGTTTTTATGGGAAACCAAACAAGGTGATGAGGCCTCTCGTTCCGTTTTCCTCCTGGTCGTTACAAACCGTTTCACTGAGAACATTGTGACTCTGCATATCTCACTCTTTCCAGCCCACCCTGTCaacctcttcccctccatccttctcttatTCACATTCTTCCGACTATATCTACGTATTCCACTCCGTCCCTACGTCCTGTCATCGACCCGTGAGGGAGGGTAATGACAGGAAGTAGGCATGGGTAAGAGTGAGATACCCTAATGTGTGAGGGGAGGTTTGACAGCGGTTGAGTTGCGGTCACCTTGCAGAGGGCGGTCAGGTCGCGGTGCTTGCTCTTGACCAGGAACTCTGCGGTGATGTCTCGGGGGGGCTTGACCTCGCTGGCCTCCTTATACTGCTGATGcagctccttcactctctccttagTGGTCACCAtctgacagagaaagggagggaggggaaacggAGAGAGATCAAGGGGATGGTGGTCAGTAACGAGTGTATCCACCACGTGGCTGGTCCAGAAGTCCAGGCTGTGTccgagggtcagaggtcatggtcACCTTGTTCAGCAGCTCTTTCAGGTCCTCCTGGGTCTTTACTATCTTCTTCCAGTGCTCGATCTGCTCGTCCTTCACATGTTTCTCTTGCAGCCTGCACACCAGCGGTTTGATCAGACATCAGATAACAAACAATGACCATGGattggtctctctgtgtgtgtgtgtgtttgtaccccccccgtcccccccgtcgtCAAACTTACTGTATGACCACCTCCAGGGCCTGGCCCAGGGAGACAGGCTTGTTGTTGAGGAAGTTGAAGTCCAGCTGGTGGCTGAGATAGGAGGTAGCCTCCAGCAGTCGGTTAAACTCCTGCTCCACCATCTCATCCTTCTCCTTGGGCACCTGCACAGCCCGGGCAACGCGGTGAGATAGAAAACAAGCGCACCAATGGCTGTCAGTCTTAACCTAGCACCATGCTCTCTTCATGCTCTACCAACCTGCACTTCACACTTTATATCTTGAGCCATGCTAAGCAGAGCCAAGCTAACACCAAGAAATAGCAGAGCCCTAATAGATTAGACCAGTTTGTCTGTGAGGGTTTTGGTTGGCTATACCTGTAATATACCATACATTTAACTAATAAAAGTACCTCATATGCATTATATACAGTGTCAAATGCTGTGCAATTGATAGAATGAGAAACATGTAAAGTATGACGTAAATAAACCAATACATACACTTGTGCATCGTTCACCCTTTAGAAGTAGCAGCAGGGGTAGGGGAGtgatgcagagagaggagagaacattaGGCAAGCACGTAAACAGAAACATAACTCAGAGACACAGGTTTACACAATGCAAACAagcaaacaataacaataggctTGATTCAATTAGCTTTTTCCTGTGGGGAGAAAccagttgcatgtgtgtgtgtaaccccgcCGCTGTCGACTAGCCTTCAAGCTCGATGGAGAAGGCCGGAGAGTGACCCCAAACATCCTCCCAGTGTTTATTCCAACTGTAATGGAATTAAGAAGCTGCTCCGGTCtgagctggggagaggaggggtgggggggcgcgGCTGCTATCGATGACACGCTAGGCCAAGCGGCTAACTGAACCCTCCCTCCATTTTGTGCGGAGCAGGAAACCCCAGCAGGACTGAGGGCGGACAGGCATGAACAGGCCCAGAGACGCGCCACGTCTGCTGCAGGATATCTCTACATCTCCAGCTGGAGGTCAACAGCACACAGGGGCTGGTTCACTCAGAACAAAGGCGGGCCAGGCCTCAGAGCTGCATTCAGATCATGCAAATATATTGTAGCGACTATGCATAAAATGATCTGCTAAATCaattatgtaaaaaaaacaaaaaaaacattattgttaTCATTTCCATTTATATTTTCCTCTCCGGAATGATAAGGACGGCTGTGTCTGATTCCTCCTGTGTGGCTGGTTGGTTACACATTGTGATTAGTAGACAATTAGCAGATTCACCTGCGATGCAAACAAATACCTCGCTAGTGCAACTAATCATTTCAAGATGCTCACTCATCTTCCTCATCAGATACACTCAATCGCCGTGCTTTTGGGGTTCATTCAGATAGGGGCTCGTTCACAGACCCACACTCTGGATGTTCACAACCCCAGGGCCAACACCAACAGTCCTTAAGATGCTGCACGCAGATACACTTTAAAGGGATCTTGTAGCAGGGTCTATGGAGCCCACATATCAGTGTTTATGGTGATCTTGTAGCAGGGTCTATGGGGCCCACATATCAGTGTTTATGGTGATCTTGTAGCAGGGTCTATGGGGCCCACATATCAGTGTTTATGGTGATCTTGTAGCAGGGTCTATGGGGCCCACATATCAGTGTTTATGGTGATCTTGTAGCAGGGTCTATGGGGCCCACATATCAGTGTTTATGGTGATCTTGTAGCAGGGTCTATGGAGCCCACATATCAGTGTTTATGGTGATCTTGTAGCAGGGTCTATGGGGCCCACATATCAGTGTTTATGGTGATCTTGTAGCAGGGTCTATGGAGCCCACATATCAGTGTTTATGGTGATCTTGTAGCAGGGTCTATGGAGCCCACATATCAGTGTTTATGGTGATCTTGTAGCAGGGTCTATGGGGCCCACATATCAGTGTTTATGGTGATCTTGTAGCAGGGTCTATGGAGCCCACATATCAGTGTTTATGGTGATCTTGTAGCAGGGTCTATGGAGCCCACATATCAGTGTTTATGGTGATCTTGTAGCAGGGTCTATGGGGCCCACATATCAGTGTTTATGGTGATCTTGTAGCAGGGTCTATGGGGCCCACATATCAGTGTTTATGGTGATCTTGTAGCAGGGTCTATGGGGCTACAACAGTGTCGGTGTGGCCTGTACTTACGGCCTGCCCGTTGGCTTCATACAGTGGGCACTTCTGCTTGATCTTAGCCAGCTCCATGTTAACCTGCTTACTGACCACAGCCATGGGGTTTcctcctgaaaacacacacaccacagtgagagaaaacacaacacacaggctGACAGCAATGTAGCATATGTGTCTGACAGCTGATTTGCATGGGGTGATTTTAAATCACAACTGGATTTATGGGGGccaacactgccccctgctggtcagaAGCAGGAAActgggtctgagtgtgtgtcttacccAGTCCAGTTACCACCATGGCCCCCAAGTCCGCCACGTAGTTGCCCTTTCGGAATGTCGCCACCCTCCCTCCGACACGATCCTGTCAGGGTGAAACACGCACGTCATGTTGTCACTGAGACTCTATGTGAGCGGAGGTCATTCGGTTACCTTCAACTTAGTTATGTCCATTAAATTCCTATAAAACATCCCAATGATACTACATGTCCGATCCACAAGTCCAGCATGATGCTGTATAATATCCAATGCCTCACTAGACTTTACTTTCAAGTAGACGTTTTTTGTTATGTTAATAAAGTTTTGTATTGTATTCTATGGTGCATCATCTcctcaccctggcctccagcACAGTAACATCCATCCCAAAGCTCTGCAGCTGTCTGGCTGCAGCCAGGCCAGACACACCTCCTCCAATGATAATCACTTTCCCTGTCTTCTTGGCTGCAGAAAGGAGGTGGGCACAATGATGAGAATATAAAATCACACGAATATTCCATCTTTAAACCAGGCTGGTCTAGTTTGAAGGACGACTTGTATAGGCAATGTACTGACATGACATACAAATGTAATTATTGTTTAAACTCACTTGGTAAAGGCTTGACTCTCTTATAGATGCCAAAGTTGATGAGACCGTGTCTCTCCAGGTAGCTGTGTATCCTGTGAACCAGTACTGTATCACCTTGGAGGGGCACACGGAACAGATTTATAGTTCTGGACCGATGAATTGTTTTTAAAGTCCTATGATTATGGTACTTGCCACGTAGGACAGTAGTCCCGACAACTGAGTTGGGTtacaaaatgtatcagaaataACAGGACCGCGTGGGAGTCAGGCTGCTATCATGCAGCGTCTTTTCTCCACTGAAGGCTGTGAATGTTGGACTCACTGTTGTAGGGGGCTTCAAGTTGCTGTAGCGTAGCCTCGAATGTCAGTTGGATCTTGGGGTTGTCAAGCCAAAGCTGGAGCTGGAACACAGTAAACATAACCACAGGTTTGAACAGAAGCAGAGCTCTTGgtgtgtgaccgtgtgagagagagaatgtgagagtgtgtgtgtgtgtgtgacagagactgataatgagagtgtgtgtgtgtgcatcctcaCCGTGCGGTTGCGGATGTACAGGAAAACCTTCTGAGTCTGCTGGGGGCCGCTGATGATGTCAGGGAAGCAGGCGGCCTCCTGGGAGGTCATGCGGTCGTGGGGGAGTCGGCTCTGAAAGGCGGCCCCCtcaacacctgaacacacacacacacacacacaacctttaaTGTACGCATGAGACAAGACCCTTTATATGCATTTCCTCAGGTGTTTCTACTCAAACAGGTTatgtccctgtcaccctgtcatcctgcctgcctgcctgtcacccACTCTGACCTGAAGGCTCCTCAGGCTCGCTGTCattgtcctcctccaccagaggtgggggaggagggatgacttGTTTGCGCTCCTTCTCGGCTTTggcgttcctctcctcctctgagtaGTATTCGTCCTCAGACAGGTTAGCCAGGCTTTCGTCCATCTCGCGGTACTCCACCTGCAATAATAAGCACAATAAAAGCGCCATTAAAACCTCGTTCTGGCTCAGCTGGGTGGAGGTCCATGGTGGAGCTCCCTCTGCTTCCCTGACGGAGGTGGGCGGGTGGTGCTTCACTGAGGATGACAGGCCCCAGACTCTTGAACACCTAGGACCGGGTGAGGAAAACTCAGAGAATCATCATATTACACAATTCCCTATGATGCAAGTGTGAAATAAATCTTATGTCAATGAATTATCCTGTTCCAAGTGTTTAGGTAGCAAGATATAAATCCAGGGCAAACTGACACACGTAAGAACGTTGTACTCAACACACAACACTGACAACATGTAAACTAACTTGATCATCAATCCTACATCCTCCTGACCTTTTTGTCCTGTGCTCTTGA
The Osmerus mordax isolate fOsmMor3 chromosome 9, fOsmMor3.pri, whole genome shotgun sequence genome window above contains:
- the kdm1a gene encoding lysine-specific histone demethylase 1A isoform X3, yielding MDITRCSEKWERPLSSSMMLASKKSDPGSSSSSSSSVAGAERAPDAQASSTQTGPPPSAPGPMDVKKKERASPSGEQGGPPLPHPPGPGGVDQDAAEVRRTSRRKRAKQVEYREMDESLANLSEDEYYSEEERNAKAEKERKQVIPPPPPLVEEDNDSEPEEPSGVEGAAFQSRLPHDRMTSQEAACFPDIISGPQQTQKVFLYIRNRTLQLWLDNPKIQLTFEATLQQLEAPYNSDTVLVHRIHSYLERHGLINFGIYKRVKPLPTKKTGKVIIIGGGVSGLAAARQLQSFGMDVTVLEARDRVGGRVATFRKGNYVADLGAMVVTGLGGNPMAVVSKQVNMELAKIKQKCPLYEANGQAGERCTSVPKEKDEMVEQEFNRLLEATSYLSHQLDFNFLNNKPVSLGQALEVVIQLQEKHVKDEQIEHWKKIVKTQEDLKELLNKMVTTKERVKELHQQYKEASEVKPPRDITAEFLVKSKHRDLTALCKEYDELVEMQVKLEEKLQELEANPPSDVYLSSRDRQILDWHFANLEFANATPLSTLSLKHWDQDDDFEFTGSHLTVRNGYSCVPVALAEGLDIKLNTAVRQVRYTASGCEVIAVNTRSTTQTFIYKCDAVLCTLPLGVMKQQPPAVQFVPPLPEWKTAAIQRMGFGNLNKVVLCFDRVFWDPSVNLFGHVGSTTASRGELFLFWNLYKAPILLALMAGEAAGIMENISDDVIVGRCLAILKGIFGSSAVPQPKETVVTRWRADPFARGSYSYVAAGSSGNDYDLMAQPITPGPTIPGASQPVPRLFFAGEHTIRNYPATVHGALLSGLREAGRIADQFLGAMYTLPRQATPAANPQAQPSPSV